Sequence from the Amaranthus tricolor cultivar Red isolate AtriRed21 chromosome 16, ASM2621246v1, whole genome shotgun sequence genome:
tatgtttaatgcagatgtacgacatctattatgcgtatggcatattggcaatgacgtggagaacatggtcgataaattgtgtggcggcaagaaaaatcaacagggccagttattcaggcaaacaaaatggaaccccttggttaacagtaTGACGATCGCCGATtttgaaaacagatgggaagggattgtgtccacttggtcgactaggaacCGGAGAGTCGTGCAATATTTGGcaggaacatggattcctcacaaagagaaatttgtgcgtgcgtggacgaatgattgtttgcacttgggtaaccagactaccagtagagttgaaagtcaacactcttccttcaagtactacttgggtagcggtaatagctcattcgatacgctGTTTAAAATGGCGCACGCACAAATTACGaatcaacaatcaaaaataagacAAGCTCTTGAGGAATCTAAGAATTCCATTTCAAGAACGTCGCGACTAAATTTTCTACgaccgttgtatcgtcatgtttctatatttgccttggaactattgatgatggagcacaacCGGATGCTAACCCTGGGCAGTTGTCTTTTAGAAAAATGCGgttgtgtcattcaaaaaacccacggattaccatgcgcgtgttactgttacttgtcTATCAGGTCTaatggtgctttgtacttggacgatatacatccgttttggaaaacgttaaagtaTTTAGATGCAGAAGAAGACGCCAACGAAgaagtacggcacgcaaacgccgatgataaagagtactttcaatcgttggtggatgaagttttaaaatccGACCCCTCAGTACTACGACGCgtctctcaggtacttgaacatgaGCTGCACCCCGATGGTGACGACATACCTGAGCCCGaagcaagtccaccgaggaaaggaagaccaatgacaagcagaaccttgaggagaaacaaaagtgcgttTGAGTACAGTAGATCGTCCTCAAGGGGTCGCGGATAAAGATCATCATCACGCGGGAGATCCAGTGGTAGATCAAGCAGCCGGTCGCATCAatcgtcagttggaattaacttcagtttcaacttatcaggtactcttatttcttttcatttaatcttatatgttttatatcAATATTGGCGTAatgatatattgttattttttcagatggtgcagcaggtcgtgatttttcactttttccgtgGCCAGATCACATTCCATTTATTCTTCCGCCATatctgtttgattggattgatgttataggtgacggtaattgtggatttagagctattgccgccacagagttagggggtgaggaagcatggcctctgttacgacgtgcaatgagtttggaaatggaaacGCATAGAGAACAATATGCACGCTTATATTTATCAGCAGATTCGGTGGAGGAAGCTATATTCAGAGTTGGTGCCCACAATAAAGGACCTGCTCCGTACGATCACTGGTTGGAAGCGACAACACTGTATTCTGCAGCAACATTTTTAAACATAGCAATTGCGTATTATGGCTCTGCGGATGGTCATCCAATGTACAATTGTTTAGTGCTTCTTTTAAGAAGAACAGGGGGAATGCATGGCGtaaataaacttatacatattctttgggtaaacgggaatcattatgttcagcttttaatgaacgatgattcatctccactgccgccagtccaaCAAAATTGGAGAGCAGCTAACAATTCATGTGCAGATTTAGAAAGACAATATCGTAATAGGATATCACTTTGGAGTAGAATGTGCAACATACAACGACAACAGCATAATAACACCGCCGGAGACGCGGTGAATTTAGATTCTCCATAgtgtttatatataattcaattgtTCAAACGATTAAAAAGTTGTTCATACATAAAGATTAAATACAACAATTGTTCATGCATTACAAAACAGGTAAATGTCTATTAGGGGCTGCGCCCTCTACACTCTTGCCATTCGGAAAACAACTCTCTAAGATCCTCTAAATACATATCAACAGCATCTCTTTCCCGAGGCGTCATTTGAGCAATAGCTGGCATCCTGAGCAATGGTGCAAGTCGAGTTGGAAATTCAGCAGCAAACTGTAAAACCAGACAATTGCAAAGtcaatacatgttatgaaacataaaaataaaatacataattaGGAACACTAACATATTCGACTCTGTTATCAGCAGCACCAAACGCAGCAGCACGTCCTTCACCTGGGATGAGAAAACAGTGggaagacactctaaaccagtccACGTAATCCGgggcagcctctgatggaaccgatGCGCGACGCTGTGCCTGCTCCACTACGCGGGCACAGtaagggaacctactccacatctTCGTAAACATACAGGAAGAAGCGAATGTAACTGAGTAGGAGCCCTGTGCTGGTCGCAgagcttgggtaggtctcagCGGAGCCGGGGGAATCTCCTGTGCAAAACCGAGCTGCCTcactgtcctctcaggcaaataGACCTCCACGATATCGAAACAGGTGATACCACCGATATACGAGGTAcgtgggtgctcgttcaataaaGACCTATCATAAGTCAAGTACGGAGTCCACTCCACCTGCTCACAATGAATATAATACATAATCAACATAACATCTCTGCCCTTGACAAGTTAAACAATTAAGTTTGAagtcatgtacaaaacctgtgcCTCTGTCATGGCATCCAGTATGCTCCCATAGTCTATCAGTCTGCTCAGCTCGCGGATTGGCTTCGGCGGGGACCACATCTCTGCCCTTGTCTTATTCGGCATGTCAGCTTGACGCggatgggggcggaaggctgggaagtactcgtaaatccatgtctgcaacagtgtcaggcaaccagcaatagtcttgcacccagtccttgtcgccatacccagttggcgatacatgtgagcaagcgtcactgcaccccaagcaatATCAGCCTGATCAGCGGTAACAGTAACAACAGGGTGAGGATgcatcccgactctagtcttatccacgagcaacgtggaacctactatagccatgtagtaggcggTACGTTGAGTATCCAtagactgagaacggtggcatagctgcaacagtgCACCAACATTAATGCTGCCGCTTGTGAAGTGCCCCTTCGCACGCAGCTCCGACAATGGCATACCAAAAAGGCCGGCCAGGCCAAGCTGCCATTCATTATCAGACGGTTGCAcgggaagtgaaccgtcaatgccaatttccaagatgcgttgcacgtcgtgcaacattatggtcatctccccccacggcatgtggaaggtgttggtgtcaggctgccacctttccacaaatgccg
This genomic interval carries:
- the LOC130802441 gene encoding uncharacterized protein LOC130802441, yielding MAHAQITNQQSKIRQALEESKNSISRTSRLNFLRPLYRHVSIFALELLMMEHNRMLTLGSCLLEKCGCVIQKTHGLPCACYCYLSIRSNGALYLDDIHPFWKTLKYLDAEEDANEEVRHANADDKEYFQSLVDEVLKSDPSVLRRVSQVLEHELHPDGDDIPEPEASPPRKGRPMTSRTLRRNKSAFEYSRSSSRGRG